In Raphanus sativus cultivar WK10039 unplaced genomic scaffold, ASM80110v3 Scaffold2844, whole genome shotgun sequence, a genomic segment contains:
- the LOC130506057 gene encoding uncharacterized protein LOC130506057, with protein MSLLLNHPLKLCLRRPVLVRSSPLVSTSLPQTAPCAIFAAGSWGPNEAKLRVLYADQPHSIDLDKVVPWDLVYDTDDSVTIGSSHGWVATLKEDGILRLQDDLNPSASYTDPKRIPLPPLVTLPHCQTQIVTNVSMSTSSPEDEDCVVAVKFLGPQISFCRPAQRNSEWTNIRLENPCFFSSRVMFSKKDEMFLMPGSGGHLIASWDLLLKKNTKLQNLCLDNLPKLSKKKRELLEACCKSEHLVESRSTGETFLIKWYKKTTKIFKGVARMKTKALMVFKLDGLGNAVYTKDIGDLAIFLSKSEPFCVNASSFPDLNPNIVFLNDVDELACVCPTHISPSISVGTGNCTIPVFFFPPQNIES; from the coding sequence ATGTCTCTGCTTCTCAACCATCCCTTGAAACTATGCTTAAGGAGACCTGTGCTGGTAAGATCCTCTCCGCTTGTCTCAACTTCCTTGCCGCAAACCGCTCCTTGTGCCATCTTCGCCGCTGGCAGCTGGGGACCTAATGAGGCAAAACTCCGTGTTTTGTATGCTGATCAACCTCACAGCATTGATCTGGATAAGGTTGTGCCTTGGGACTTGGTGTATGACACTGATGATTCGGTAACCATAGGGTCATCCCATGGTTGGGTGGCTACTTTGAAGGAAGACGGCATACTGCGTCTCCAAGACGATCTAAACCCAAGTGCATCGTATACGGACCCGAAACGCATCCCTTTGCCTCCTCTTGTGACTTTGCCTCATTGCCAAACCCAAATCGTCACCAACGTGTCAATGTCCACGTCTTCCCCTGAGGATGAGGACTGCGTCGTGGCTGTCAAGTTCTTGGGACCACAGATCAGCTTTTGCAGACCAGCTCAGAGAAACTCAGAGTGGACCAACATCAGACTCGAGAACCCCTGTTTCTTCTCCTCACGTGTCATGTTTTCCAAGAAAGATGAGATGTTTCTCATGCCTGGTTCTGGTGGTCATCTCATCGCATCATGGGATCTCCTCCTCAAAAAGAACACCAAGTTGCAGAACTTGTGCTTGGATAACCTTCCCAAGCTTTCAAAGAAGAAACGAGAGCTTCTGGAAGCGTGCTGCAAAAGCGAACACTTGGTGGAGTCAAGAAGCACCGGTGAAACTTTCTTGATCAAGTGGTACAAGAAGACAACCAAGATCTTCAAAGGCGTTGCGAGGATGAAAACAAAGGCTTTGATGGTGTTCAAGCTAGACGGACTAGGAAACGCTGTTTACACTAAAGACATTGGAGACCTAGCCATTTTCCTCTCCAAGTCTGAACCATTCTGTGTCAATGCTAGCTCCTTTCCCGACTTGAACCCTAATATAGTCTTTTTGAACGATGTGGACGAACTCGCCTGCGTCTGTCCTACTCATATCTCGCCATCCATTAGCGTTGGAACTGGTAACTGCACAATCCCCGTTTTTTTCTTTCCACCTCAAAATATAGAGAGTTGA